One genomic window of Cannabis sativa cultivar Pink pepper isolate KNU-18-1 chromosome 2, ASM2916894v1, whole genome shotgun sequence includes the following:
- the LOC115718870 gene encoding uncharacterized protein LOC115718870, with product MPKGAAKNTTFSTNEKGVFYKEITENIKEVADNRKELSENRKELSENRKELSENKIEYIERRKEISILEKKLDEIRENINDLIGMKDDAKRVEDLLRALCNQREKDIERTKVEEKKLAAQMDLEECINDLKSGRIVLSSPDCVAPSPSILKVVIQV from the exons ATGCCAAAGGGTGCTGCTAAAAATACAACATTTAGTACCAATGAAAAAGGTGTTTTTTATAAG GAAATTACTGAGAATATAAAGGAAGTCGCTGATAATAGAAAAGAGCTTTCTGAGAATAGAAAGGAGCTTTCTGAGAATAGGAAGGAGCTTTCTGAGAACAAGATAGAGTATATTGAGCGTAGGAAAGAAATTTCtattcttgaaaaaaaattagatgagATTCGTGAAAATATTAATGATCTCATTGGAATGAAAGATGATGCCAAACGTGTCGAAGATCTTCTCCGAGCATTGTGTAATCAACGAGAGAAGGACATAGAAAGAACTAAAGTGGAAGAGAAAAAATTGGCTGCACAAATGGACTTGGAGGAGTGCATCAATGATTTAAAATCTGGGAGAATCGTTCTTAGCAGTCCAGATTGTGTTGCTCCTTCTCCATCAATTTTAAAAGTTGTCATACAAGTATAA